A genomic stretch from Bosea sp. F3-2 includes:
- a CDS encoding PAS domain-containing protein — translation MTPELAPYLAVCDAVALLFRPHAEVVLHDLASQSVVHIAGNFSQRVLGEPSLLDEIGFDPNETIIGPYEKVNWDGRRLKSISIVLSAGGKAAGVLCINVDVSHFHALMQTLSAFATVPVGTEKPQALFKEDWHERINEFVQQWTQARGLAVTNLSRAEKRELVADLAANGAFGGRNAAAYISRILGLARATVYNYLNQANETPDA, via the coding sequence ATGACGCCGGAACTCGCTCCTTACTTGGCCGTCTGCGATGCAGTCGCGCTGCTGTTCCGGCCGCATGCCGAGGTCGTGCTGCACGATCTCGCCTCGCAGAGCGTCGTGCATATCGCCGGCAATTTCTCGCAGCGCGTGCTGGGCGAGCCCTCGCTGCTCGACGAGATCGGCTTCGATCCCAACGAGACGATTATCGGCCCCTATGAGAAGGTGAACTGGGACGGGCGCCGGCTGAAGTCGATCAGCATCGTGCTCTCGGCCGGAGGCAAGGCAGCCGGCGTGCTCTGCATCAATGTCGATGTCTCGCATTTCCATGCGCTGATGCAGACCCTTTCCGCCTTTGCGACCGTGCCGGTGGGCACGGAGAAGCCGCAGGCGCTGTTCAAGGAAGACTGGCACGAGCGCATCAACGAGTTCGTGCAGCAATGGACGCAGGCGCGCGGGCTCGCCGTGACCAATCTCAGCCGGGCCGAGAAGCGCGAGCTGGTGGCGGATCTCGCCGCCAACGGCGCCTTCGGCGGCCGCAATGCGGCAGCCTATATCTCGCGCATCCTCGGACTCGCCCGTGCGACCGTCTACAACTACCTGAACCAGGCCAACGAGACCCCGGATGCTTGA
- a CDS encoding aminotransferase class I/II-fold pyridoxal phosphate-dependent enzyme, with protein MKIEEFSLERIQSLYENTVEFNLSDSGVHPYSLNELLSADERAKLMEVELGYGWTNGAVELREDIAKLYRNRTADEVIVTNGSAEANFLMVMSLIEPGDEIVVFVPNYLQIWGWARAIGATVKEVKLHEELGWTPDLDEVRKAITPRTKLMTICNPNNPTGSLLSRETMDALVAIARAQGCYLHADEVYKGAELETDEPPSFADLYEKAIITSGLSKAMALPGLRIGWLVGPAAEIYTAWQNKDYTSITTSALSEQIARIVVQPAKRAEILQRSKTILRQNLALLSDWVKANDAFFSFVPPKAGGMAFIKYSHSMNSTQLVHRLREERGIMLLPGDVYGLDGYIRVGIGAPGEHLSAGLERLSDYLKSQPR; from the coding sequence ATGAAGATCGAAGAATTCAGCCTGGAGCGCATCCAGTCGCTCTATGAGAACACCGTCGAGTTCAATCTCTCCGACAGCGGCGTCCATCCTTATTCGCTGAACGAGCTGCTCAGCGCCGATGAGCGCGCCAAGCTGATGGAGGTCGAGCTCGGCTATGGCTGGACCAATGGCGCGGTCGAGCTGCGCGAGGATATCGCCAAGCTCTATCGCAACCGGACCGCCGACGAGGTGATCGTCACCAATGGCTCGGCCGAAGCGAATTTCCTGATGGTGATGTCGCTGATCGAGCCGGGCGACGAGATCGTGGTCTTCGTGCCGAACTACCTGCAGATCTGGGGCTGGGCGCGGGCGATCGGCGCCACGGTCAAGGAGGTGAAGCTGCACGAGGAACTGGGCTGGACGCCCGATCTCGACGAGGTCCGCAAGGCGATCACGCCGCGCACCAAGCTGATGACGATCTGCAACCCGAACAATCCGACGGGCAGTTTGCTGTCGCGCGAGACGATGGACGCGCTCGTCGCCATCGCCCGGGCGCAGGGCTGCTACCTCCATGCCGACGAGGTCTACAAGGGCGCTGAACTCGAAACCGACGAGCCGCCGAGCTTCGCCGATCTCTATGAGAAGGCGATCATCACCAGCGGCCTCTCGAAGGCGATGGCGCTGCCGGGTTTGCGGATCGGCTGGCTGGTCGGGCCGGCTGCCGAGATCTACACGGCCTGGCAGAACAAGGACTACACCTCGATCACGACGAGCGCGCTGAGCGAGCAGATTGCCCGCATCGTCGTCCAGCCGGCGAAGCGCGCCGAGATCCTGCAGCGGAGCAAGACCATCCTGCGGCAGAACCTCGCCTTGCTGAGCGATTGGGTGAAGGCGAATGACGCGTTCTTCTCCTTCGTGCCGCCGAAGGCCGGCGGCATGGCCTTCATCAAGTACAGCCACTCGATGAACTCGACCCAGCTCGTGCATCGACTGCGCGAGGAGCGCGGCATCATGCTGCTGCCGGGCGACGTCTACGGGCTCGACGGCTATATCCGCGTCGGCATCGGCGCGCCGGGTGAGCATCTCTCGGCCGGGCTCGAGCGCCTGAGCGACTATCTGAAGTCGCAGCCGCGCTGA